The sequence TCAGGCTGACCCCTGAGACTGATGGGGCccgaaggggaaggagaggactTGAGGGCTTCTAGGGACTGAGACCTGAGCAGGTTACATTAGGGGCTAACTCTGTCACAGGCTAGAGAGCAGGTGGAGGGGAAAGGGCCGGCTCTGGGACCCATGGCTGCGCCCCGCCTCCCCAGGGTACATCCAGGCCTGCCGGGCGCTCATGATCACCGCCATCCTCCTGGGCTTCCTGGGCCTCTTCCTAGGCATGGTGGGACTGCGCTGCACGAACATTGGGGGCCTGGAGCTCTCCAGAAAAACCAAGCTGGCGGCCACTGCAGGAGCCCTACACATCCTGGCTGGTAATCGGGGAAAGTCATGGGTGGACCCTGCGCTGCAGTGGGAGGGGATGGTactgcagtgggggtggggtgggcaacCCAGACCCCAGGGTTGCCTCACCTTCCCCTTTGCATTGACACCTGACCCCTCTCCCTGCTCACCCACCCTCACCCATACTCGCCAAATCCCTTGGTTACAAATCAGTCCATCAGCAATGTTTCTTGAGCCTGCACTAGGAGCCAGGCATGAGCGAGGTGTGGGAGGGACTCCAAAGGTGAGCGTTTCTGCCCTCCAGAGCTTACAGTCTGGCTGGGAAGATCAGAGCTAGGACGTGCacgaacgcacacacacactgtgcacaATAACAGTACCACAAGACTTGCCATCCCTTTTCAATTTGCAAAACGTATCTGTGCACATCCCCTCACAACACGCCTGTGAGATAGGGCAGGTCTTGTCCTGTTCTCCAGATGTGGACATAGgctcagagaagccaggtggCTTACTGGAAGACACAGCCCCAGGGGGCGGCCAGGCTGGACCAGTAGTCCAGGGGCCTGGCTGGCCTTCATGCACTGAGCCGTAAGACCCAGGAAAGGGGTGTCAGCACAGGCAGGGCTGATCAGGGAAGACTGCTTGGGCTTTTGAAGATGGATAGGAACTAGAGCAGATTCCTAGTGCGGAAACTGTGGTCCAGGCACTAGAGGTAGGAGGGACAGGGCAGGTGTGGGATAAACAGGGAAGAGGGGCTGAGGAATAGAGTGGGATACTAGACAAGAAAGATGGGCTGCAGTGTGTCCTGGGTGCTGGATGGAGCAGCCTGCGGCGAGAGGAAATGAAAGGGATCCGATGAAGCTTGCTCTTGGACTTGATGCCCATGTCCTTTTTCTGGGCCGCCCCTTCCTCCGCCAGGCCTAGCTAGGTTCTCTGGTTCCTCCCCCAGGTATCTGCGGGATGGTGGCCGTCTCCTGGTACGCCTTCAACATCACCAGGGACTTCTTCGACCCCTTGTACGCCGGAACCAAGTGAGTGTGGGGGACAGCGGGTGGGTCTCAGTGCGACTCCTGAGCTAGCTCCGCCTGCTCATCGTCCTCGTCCCCAGGTACGAGCTGGGCCCTGCCCTCTACTTGGGCTGGAGCGCCTGCCTGCTTGCCATCCTGGGCGGCATCTGCCTCTTCTCCAACTGCTGCTGCTCTCGGGACCGGGACCCCGCCACCGGGTAAGGGAGGGCGCGCCGCGGGGGCGGAGTGCAGGGCGAGGGCCGCACCTCCCTATGACCAGGTTCTCTCCTCCGCCAGCGTCCAGCTTCCCTACAAGGCCCCCGTGATACCGGCCGCAAGCCTCACTGCCCGCCTGCCCGCCGCAGCGTCGGATGAAGAGGGCGACAGCAGCTTTGGCAAGTACGGGAAGAACGCTTACGTGTAGACAGCCGGGCCTGTGGACCCATTCCCTTTCCACTGCCCCCAGTGGAGAGGGATCCCTGGAATACCGGGGCTGCGGGCGCGGGCCCCTGCTCCAGGTTATCAAGTTCAGGGCCAAGCCACGCTTCAGGCTCCGCCCCCTGCCCGGAAGCCACACCCAGCTCTGGCCTCAGGCCCTGCCTTCTCATGGGAGCTCCGCCCTGGCTACGCCTCTTTCCTCTGGTTCTCCAGATCCTCTGCGGCCAACAATCGGCCTCCTGAGAACTCATCTCTGGCCTCTGAGGCTGGGCTCTCTTAACCTTCTGAGTCTAGGTTCCGGGCCGTTAAGAGGGTGGAGGCGTCCCCGAGTGTTTGCAGTCTGTATAAATTCATGCATAAATAAACTTGTGAACTGTTCTGGGGTTGAAGGTGTCATGAGGCAGTTGACCCAGCAAGGGGTGGCTGAGGCGGCATCCAGGGTCACTTCAGTTCCTGGACCCCAGGCTGTCACCTGTCCACTGCCTTTGGACTGCCCCATctggcaaaggaggaaaggagttGCAAGTAGTTTGTAGAGTGTGGCATTCTCACAACTACTGATAAGGCCCAATAAGCAGCAGATAAGGACCGGAATAGCAGATACCCTCTGGCCAGACTGATAACAAGTCAATCCTTTTACTCTGGACCTTTCTCACAGCTGTATGAGGAGATGATTGGTCTAGAGTTTCTTTACCTGGACCTGAGAGTGGATATCAGAAGTTGACAAGCCCTTTGAAATGGTGTCAAGTCAGCC is a genomic window of Bubalus kerabau isolate K-KA32 ecotype Philippines breed swamp buffalo chromosome 23, PCC_UOA_SB_1v2, whole genome shotgun sequence containing:
- the CLDN15 gene encoding claudin-15 isoform X2, which translates into the protein MPVAVEIFGFFLTAVGLLMLGVTLAHSSWRVSTVHGNVITTNTIFENLWYSCATDSMGVHNCWEFPSMLALSGYIQACRALMITAILLGFLGLFLGMVGLRCTNIGGLELSRKTKLAATAGALHILAGICGMVAVSWYAFNITRDFFDPLYAGTKYELGPALYLGWSACLLAILGGICLFSNCCCSRDRDPATGVQLPYKAPVIPAASLTARLPAAASDEEGDSSFGKYGKNAYV
- the CLDN15 gene encoding claudin-15 isoform X1, producing the protein MPVAVEIFGFFLTAVGLLMLGVTLAHSSWRVSTVHGNVITTNTIFENLWYSCATDSMGVHNCWEFPSMLALSGMVGLRCTNIGGLELSRKTKLAATAGALHILAGICGMVAVSWYAFNITRDFFDPLYAGTNSACSSSSSPGTSWALPSTWAGAPACLPSWAASASSPTAAALGTGTPPPGKGGRAAGAECRARAAPPYDQVLSSASVQLPYKAPVIPAASLTARLPAAASDEEGDSSFGKYGKNAYV